One window of the Pseudofrankia sp. DC12 genome contains the following:
- a CDS encoding glycosyltransferase family 39 protein yields MDASVESTKEPLPGVAEPGGPEEASRGPDAGTVTPPAPRPPARRHPRAAVDIAVPAALAGAVVAVLAVLHTMLARPLWYDEIWRPHFLSAPPSTYWSQLAQANTPSALGWAVLIRLVGDVAGWHAWALRVPELVALVALPVVTYAFIRRFAGPVAAGLAAASLGLSGVVVDLGTQLKPYSVEALASLVIVWLWVRAPSTAPWHRRLGWRTAAGLVALFSVPAALLVIPLAAVDVVTAGYGYRYGSWRVGWRHRLWAAATAAPAVVICGLHTWLFIGHQSSQRASQFWNTQFLAGRGPLGGLRFVARELVRIFGGAPTGVDRYDPNLVHPATDPTFAAAWLLAPAAAVAFLVGAAALARGSTISRTVWGIGGAHRPSDRPATADDGGYVVAAVLGALVLALAASAGRYWPFGANRTNLFLVPLLVTVVGTGGDRLARRASTRDPLAQLDHVRRRASTARRLGLGALVRYCRLAASGWHRLGRPGREVARAALVAILVVLAATPAASASALRPLWRERGEIRPVALMVDATTQTRRLYRPGDVVVAGGRLARSGWLYAMDVSADGPFLASSAKQPGPVGPRVPTGATVFLTAVGKGEARAALAARRGPTPDRLLLFVLVYDRAGTAGELASLRAAGWCATQTFDYPGTGTLRVLARCS; encoded by the coding sequence GTGGATGCCAGCGTCGAGTCGACCAAGGAGCCGCTACCCGGCGTAGCCGAGCCGGGAGGCCCGGAAGAGGCCTCGCGCGGCCCCGACGCCGGGACCGTCACCCCGCCGGCCCCGCGCCCGCCGGCCCGTCGGCATCCCCGGGCGGCTGTGGATATCGCCGTGCCCGCCGCCCTGGCCGGCGCGGTCGTCGCCGTGCTGGCCGTGCTGCACACGATGCTGGCCAGGCCGCTCTGGTACGACGAGATCTGGCGGCCGCACTTCCTGTCCGCGCCGCCGTCGACGTACTGGTCCCAGCTCGCGCAGGCGAACACGCCGTCGGCCCTCGGCTGGGCGGTGCTCATCCGCCTCGTCGGCGACGTCGCCGGCTGGCACGCCTGGGCTCTGCGGGTTCCCGAACTGGTGGCGCTGGTGGCGCTGCCGGTCGTCACGTACGCGTTCATCCGCCGCTTCGCCGGTCCGGTGGCGGCCGGCCTGGCGGCGGCCAGCCTCGGCCTGTCCGGGGTCGTGGTCGACCTCGGCACCCAGCTCAAGCCGTACAGCGTCGAGGCGCTCGCCTCGCTCGTGATCGTCTGGCTGTGGGTCAGGGCGCCGAGCACGGCCCCGTGGCACCGGCGGCTCGGCTGGCGCACCGCCGCGGGCCTGGTCGCACTGTTCTCCGTTCCGGCGGCGCTCCTGGTCATCCCGCTGGCCGCCGTCGACGTGGTGACCGCCGGTTACGGCTACCGCTACGGGAGCTGGCGAGTCGGCTGGCGCCACCGGCTGTGGGCCGCGGCCACCGCGGCGCCGGCGGTCGTGATCTGTGGGCTGCACACGTGGCTGTTCATCGGCCATCAGTCGAGCCAGCGGGCCAGCCAGTTCTGGAACACCCAGTTCCTGGCCGGCCGCGGTCCGCTGGGCGGCCTGCGTTTCGTCGCCCGTGAGCTGGTCCGGATCTTCGGCGGCGCCCCGACCGGCGTCGACCGGTACGACCCGAACCTGGTGCACCCGGCCACCGACCCGACCTTCGCGGCGGCCTGGCTGCTCGCCCCCGCCGCCGCCGTGGCGTTCCTCGTCGGCGCGGCCGCGCTGGCCCGCGGGAGCACGATCAGCCGGACGGTCTGGGGCATCGGCGGCGCGCACCGCCCGTCCGACCGGCCGGCGACGGCGGACGACGGTGGGTACGTGGTCGCGGCCGTGCTAGGCGCGCTCGTGCTCGCCCTTGCCGCCAGCGCCGGCCGCTACTGGCCCTTCGGCGCCAACCGCACGAACCTCTTCCTCGTCCCACTGCTGGTCACGGTCGTCGGCACCGGTGGCGACCGCCTCGCCCGCCGCGCCAGCACCCGCGACCCCCTGGCCCAGCTGGACCACGTCCGGCGACGGGCCTCGACCGCCCGCAGGCTCGGCCTGGGCGCCCTGGTCCGGTACTGCCGGCTGGCCGCGTCCGGCTGGCACCGGCTCGGCCGGCCGGGCCGGGAGGTCGCGCGAGCCGCGCTGGTCGCCATCCTGGTCGTGCTCGCGGCGACGCCGGCCGCGTCGGCGAGCGCGCTGCGGCCGCTGTGGCGGGAACGCGGCGAGATCCGCCCGGTGGCGCTCATGGTCGACGCGACGACCCAGACCCGGCGGCTCTACCGCCCGGGCGATGTCGTCGTGGCCGGCGGCCGGCTCGCCCGGTCCGGCTGGCTGTATGCCATGGACGTCAGCGCGGACGGGCCTTTCCTCGCGTCGTCGGCGAAGCAGCCTGGGCCGGTCGGGCCGCGCGTGCCCACCGGTGCGACGGTGTTCCTCACCGCGGTGGGCAAGGGCGAGGCGCGTGCCGCACTCGCCGCGCGCCGGGGCCCGACGCCGGACCGGCTGCTGCTCTTCGTCCTCGTCTACGACCGGGCCGGCACGGCCGGCGAGCTCGCGAGCCTGCGCGCCGCGGGCTGGTGCGCGACGCAGACCTTTGACTACCCCGGCACTGGCACCCTGCGCGTCCTCGCCCGCTGCTCATAG
- a CDS encoding pyridoxal phosphate-dependent aminotransferase, which translates to MEFTQSDKLAGVCYDVRGPILDEATRMETAGQRILKLNIGNPAPFGFSTPPEVLASVMENLASAQGYSDSKGLPAARAAVVDYHRRKGIAGIGPDDVYLGNGVSELIMMSLQALLNNGDEVLLPAPDYPLWTAVVSLCGGRPVHYLCDESADWAPDIEDVAARITPRTRALVLINPNNPTGAVYDRATVEALVELARQHNLMLFSDEIYDRVLFDDAEHVSTAALAPDVVCVTFNGLSKSYLLAGFRAGWMVVSGPRQHASSYIEGLNILANMRLCANVPGQYAVVAALGNDEGAGSLVLPGGRLREQRDTVVKLLADIPGVTCVPPRGALYAFPRLDPDVYPITDDERFVLDLLRAEKILLVQGTGFNWPSPDHVRIVTLPNVDDLTAAIGRIGHFLSTYTQR; encoded by the coding sequence ATGGAGTTCACCCAGTCCGACAAGCTCGCCGGCGTCTGTTATGACGTCCGAGGTCCAATCCTCGACGAGGCGACCCGGATGGAGACCGCAGGCCAGCGGATCCTGAAGCTGAACATCGGGAACCCCGCTCCGTTCGGCTTCTCCACGCCGCCCGAGGTCCTCGCCTCCGTCATGGAGAACCTCGCGAGCGCACAGGGCTACAGCGACTCCAAGGGACTTCCCGCCGCCCGCGCCGCGGTCGTCGACTACCACCGCCGCAAGGGCATCGCCGGCATCGGGCCGGACGACGTCTACCTCGGAAACGGCGTCTCCGAACTGATCATGATGTCCCTTCAGGCGCTGCTCAACAACGGTGACGAGGTGCTGCTGCCGGCGCCCGACTACCCGCTGTGGACGGCGGTCGTCAGCCTCTGCGGCGGCCGGCCGGTGCACTACCTGTGCGACGAGTCCGCGGACTGGGCCCCCGACATCGAGGACGTCGCCGCCAGGATCACCCCCCGCACCCGGGCACTGGTGCTGATCAACCCGAACAACCCGACCGGCGCGGTCTACGACCGGGCCACCGTCGAGGCGCTCGTGGAGCTGGCCCGCCAGCACAACCTGATGCTCTTCTCGGACGAGATCTACGACCGGGTGCTCTTCGACGACGCCGAGCACGTGTCCACCGCGGCGCTCGCGCCGGACGTGGTCTGCGTGACCTTCAACGGGCTGTCGAAGTCGTACCTGCTCGCCGGCTTCCGCGCCGGCTGGATGGTCGTCTCCGGCCCGCGCCAGCATGCCAGCAGCTACATCGAGGGTCTCAACATCCTGGCGAACATGCGGCTGTGCGCGAACGTGCCCGGCCAGTACGCGGTGGTCGCGGCACTGGGGAACGACGAGGGCGCCGGCAGCCTGGTGCTGCCCGGCGGCCGGCTGCGCGAGCAGCGCGACACCGTGGTGAAGCTGCTGGCCGACATCCCCGGGGTCACCTGCGTGCCGCCGCGCGGCGCGCTGTACGCGTTCCCGCGGCTGGACCCGGACGTCTACCCGATCACGGACGACGAGCGGTTCGTTCTGGACCTGCTGCGGGCCGAGAAGATCCTCCTGGTGCAGGGCACCGGCTTCAACTGGCCGAGCCCCGACCACGTCCGGATCGTCACCCTCCCGAACGTCGACGACCTGACCGCCGCGATCGGCCGGATCGGCCACTTCCTGTCGACGTACACGCAGCGCTAA
- a CDS encoding transcriptional repressor, with protein MDGVSTVNRSRANDEASGPGPTAPVGRAAAGRGTATRSTRQGDAVSAALAATNAFTSAQELHAQLRADGQPVGLTTVYRHLQVLADRGEVDVLRLDDGETVYRRCTTDTHHHHLVCRVCGHTVEVSGREIEHWTEQVAAAEGFTDVAHTVEIYGRCASCAAAGA; from the coding sequence GTGGATGGTGTGTCGACCGTGAACCGCAGCCGAGCGAACGACGAAGCGTCCGGGCCTGGCCCGACGGCTCCCGTCGGCAGGGCCGCGGCGGGCCGAGGCACCGCGACGCGCTCGACCCGGCAGGGTGATGCCGTCTCCGCGGCGCTTGCCGCGACCAACGCGTTCACCAGCGCCCAGGAGCTGCACGCCCAGCTGCGCGCCGACGGCCAGCCGGTCGGGCTGACCACCGTCTACCGGCATCTGCAGGTGCTCGCCGACCGCGGCGAGGTCGACGTGCTGCGCCTCGACGACGGCGAGACGGTCTACCGCCGGTGCACCACCGACACCCACCACCACCATCTGGTCTGCCGGGTCTGCGGGCACACGGTCGAGGTCTCCGGCCGCGAGATCGAGCACTGGACCGAGCAGGTCGCCGCGGCCGAGGGCTTCACGGACGTCGCCCACACCGTCGAGATCTACGGCCGCTGCGCCAGCTGCGCCGCCGCCGGCGCCTGA
- a CDS encoding type II toxin-antitoxin system VapB family antitoxin, translating to MIFKLVGDGRPYPDHGLGQRDWAKIPPRQVRLDQLVTTKRVLALDLLLDEDSTFYGDLFPHVVEWDGTLYLEDGLHRAVRAALQQRTSIHARVYVLAAGHPGSPPSGEATIPRPAR from the coding sequence GTGATCTTCAAGCTGGTCGGGGACGGTCGCCCGTATCCCGATCACGGGCTCGGCCAGCGCGACTGGGCGAAGATCCCGCCGCGCCAGGTCCGGCTCGACCAGCTGGTCACGACGAAGCGGGTCCTCGCTCTCGATCTGCTGCTCGACGAGGACTCGACCTTCTACGGCGACCTGTTCCCGCACGTCGTCGAATGGGACGGCACGCTCTACCTGGAGGACGGGCTGCATCGCGCCGTCCGCGCCGCGCTGCAGCAGCGGACGTCCATCCACGCCCGGGTGTACGTGCTCGCCGCCGGCCACCCCGGCTCGCCGCCGTCCGGCGAGGCCACGATCCCGCGCCCGGCGCGGTGA
- a CDS encoding copper resistance protein CopC — protein MSGNSGTAADEPRFLPSQTADPAGRRRRRRRTVRRRRAGMLAALTVTAVVALIGLGASPAWAHAILERAMPAGGTAAATSPATVTLGFSESVRADSTSIRVIDAHGTRVDIGGAHGGPTASQVTIALKRNLPTGTYLVSWHVISEDSHPVAGGYAFGIGRAPTASEAAAANAAQTGSSVTGFVFGVARLVAFVGMAVLLGAGFFLLVLWPAGLRRAAPRRLLAAGWVAALVGAVACLFLQGPYGDDLGLSALFRWAPLGSTLADRYGKLTLIRLLALLLAVPLLRAVLAATAARPDAPTTPDDEPGWRPSVWTKAELGGLAVAVAATTALTGHGGVGSWAWLATTSITAHLLAMSVWLGGLAVLATGLLDRRRPAPTDSEDQADWAEAVVRRSSPDEGDEDGELDDEAALAAARAYLDEHDGDVVPVEADRAAELAAVLPRWSRAAMTAVALIVLSGVYQSWRELGAVGALFDTAYGRLLLYKLWFVLAMLGVGFVSNRWVIRHFRPVALAMTAQTDAASAEADDDEAEFDEEGRRRVTRGSLGVLRRGVMAEAVIGLAVLAVTAALVNRAPGRTTYAPPFHTTTTAGPLTVEVRVSPTRTGLETVDVRVRDPQGQPQRLVEASVTMSLPAAQVGPIDVPMVAAGTGELIAQAAQVPLAGSWRMGITLRINDFDEYSTTVAYTVR, from the coding sequence ATGAGCGGCAATTCCGGCACGGCGGCTGACGAGCCCCGCTTCCTCCCGTCGCAGACGGCCGACCCGGCCGGCCGCCGCCGCCGCCGCAGGCGAACCGTACGGCGCCGGCGGGCGGGCATGCTGGCGGCCCTCACGGTGACCGCCGTGGTGGCCCTCATCGGGCTGGGAGCGTCGCCCGCGTGGGCGCACGCGATCCTGGAACGGGCGATGCCGGCCGGTGGCACGGCCGCCGCGACGTCGCCGGCGACCGTGACGCTCGGCTTCAGTGAGTCCGTCCGGGCGGATTCGACGTCCATCCGGGTGATCGACGCACACGGCACCCGGGTGGACATCGGGGGCGCGCACGGCGGCCCGACCGCCTCCCAGGTCACGATCGCGCTCAAGCGCAACCTGCCGACGGGCACCTATCTCGTCAGCTGGCATGTGATCTCGGAGGACAGCCACCCCGTCGCCGGCGGGTACGCGTTCGGGATCGGCCGGGCGCCCACGGCGAGCGAGGCCGCTGCGGCGAACGCGGCGCAGACCGGCTCGTCGGTGACCGGGTTCGTGTTCGGCGTGGCCAGGCTGGTCGCCTTCGTTGGGATGGCGGTGCTGCTCGGCGCCGGCTTCTTCCTGCTGGTGCTTTGGCCAGCCGGGCTGCGCCGGGCCGCGCCACGCCGGCTGCTGGCCGCGGGGTGGGTGGCCGCGCTCGTGGGGGCCGTCGCCTGTCTTTTCCTGCAGGGGCCCTATGGCGACGATCTCGGGCTGTCGGCGCTGTTCCGCTGGGCACCGCTCGGCTCCACGCTGGCCGACCGGTACGGCAAGCTCACCCTGATCCGGCTGCTGGCGCTGCTGCTGGCCGTCCCACTGCTGCGCGCGGTGCTCGCGGCCACCGCCGCGCGGCCCGACGCGCCGACCACCCCGGACGATGAGCCGGGGTGGCGGCCGTCGGTCTGGACGAAGGCCGAGCTCGGCGGCCTCGCAGTCGCGGTCGCCGCGACGACGGCACTCACCGGTCACGGCGGCGTCGGCTCGTGGGCGTGGCTGGCGACCACAAGCATCACGGCGCACCTGCTGGCGATGTCGGTCTGGCTCGGTGGCCTGGCGGTCCTCGCCACCGGCCTGCTCGACCGCCGCCGCCCCGCACCCACCGACAGCGAGGACCAGGCCGACTGGGCCGAGGCGGTCGTCCGCCGGTCCAGCCCCGACGAGGGTGACGAGGACGGCGAGCTCGACGACGAGGCCGCGCTGGCCGCCGCCCGCGCCTACCTCGACGAGCATGACGGCGACGTCGTGCCGGTCGAGGCCGACCGCGCGGCCGAGCTGGCCGCGGTACTTCCGCGCTGGTCGCGCGCCGCGATGACAGCGGTCGCGCTGATCGTCCTGTCCGGCGTTTACCAGAGCTGGCGTGAGCTCGGCGCGGTGGGCGCGCTGTTCGACACCGCCTACGGCCGGCTGCTGCTCTACAAGCTGTGGTTCGTGCTGGCGATGCTCGGGGTCGGCTTCGTGTCGAACCGCTGGGTGATCCGGCACTTCCGCCCGGTCGCGCTGGCGATGACCGCGCAGACCGACGCGGCCAGCGCCGAGGCCGACGACGACGAGGCGGAGTTCGACGAGGAGGGGCGCCGCAGGGTCACCCGCGGCTCGCTGGGGGTGCTGCGACGCGGCGTGATGGCCGAGGCCGTGATCGGCCTGGCGGTGCTCGCGGTCACCGCGGCGCTCGTCAACCGTGCTCCCGGCCGCACGACGTACGCGCCGCCGTTCCACACGACGACCACCGCCGGGCCCCTCACCGTCGAGGTCCGCGTCTCGCCGACCCGGACCGGCCTGGAGACGGTCGACGTCCGGGTGCGCGACCCGCAGGGCCAGCCGCAGCGGCTGGTGGAGGCGTCGGTCACGATGTCGCTGCCGGCGGCCCAGGTCGGGCCGATCGACGTCCCGATGGTCGCGGCCGGCACCGGCGAGCTGATCGCCCAGGCCGCCCAGGTCCCGCTCGCAGGCTCGTGGCGGATGGGCATCACCTTGCGGATCAACGACTTCGACGAGTACTCCACCACCGTCGCCTACACCGTGCGGTGA
- a CDS encoding YcnI family protein produces MSRRMPRFARVAGVATIGAVAVVAMALPASAHVTVSPQSAPAGGYVQLSFNVPSESDTAATTKLDVQFPTADPIASVAVQPKAGWTYEVKTGAPSRPVTDDDGDKITQVVSEIIWTADGPGIKPGEFDTFVVSAGPLPTDAKSVSFKALQTYSDGSVVRWIDESQAGQPEPEHPAPTVTLTAATGDTASTAGATPAPAAAPAAAKADDTARGLGIAGLVVGVLGFVTAGLALASTRRRANTGG; encoded by the coding sequence ATGTCCCGAAGAATGCCCCGGTTCGCCAGAGTCGCCGGCGTGGCCACGATCGGCGCCGTCGCCGTCGTGGCGATGGCTTTGCCGGCCTCGGCGCACGTCACGGTGTCGCCCCAGAGCGCCCCGGCGGGCGGATACGTCCAGCTCTCCTTCAACGTCCCCTCCGAGAGCGACACCGCGGCGACGACCAAGCTCGACGTGCAGTTCCCGACCGCCGATCCCATCGCCTCGGTCGCGGTGCAGCCGAAGGCCGGCTGGACGTACGAGGTCAAGACCGGCGCCCCTAGCAGGCCGGTCACCGACGACGACGGTGACAAGATCACTCAGGTTGTCAGCGAGATCATCTGGACTGCCGACGGGCCGGGCATCAAGCCCGGCGAGTTCGACACCTTCGTCGTCTCGGCCGGTCCGCTGCCCACCGACGCGAAGTCCGTCAGCTTCAAGGCGCTGCAGACGTACTCCGACGGCTCGGTGGTTCGTTGGATCGACGAGAGCCAGGCCGGCCAGCCGGAGCCGGAACACCCGGCTCCCACCGTGACCCTGACCGCGGCGACGGGCGACACGGCCAGCACCGCCGGCGCCACGCCTGCCCCGGCGGCGGCCCCCGCCGCGGCCAAGGCGGATGACACCGCCCGCGGGCTGGGGATCGCCGGCCTCGTGGTCGGCGTGCTCGGCTTCGTCACCGCGGGCCTCGCGCTCGCGTCGACCCGCCGCCGCGCCAACACGGGCGGCTGA
- a CDS encoding MOSC domain-containing protein, with product MGVSTGPRVSELYRYPVKGLTGERLDEVALAAGDGVPGDRMFALALPSTEFDEDRPVALGKRHFLMLMRDETLARVRTGYDPGTRVLTVDDGASRWSADLGTAAGRRSVEEYFGALAAPTAGTSGDGGLPRLVAAQRGHRFTDAGPSGPELMRAVSLLNLASVRDFAERVGQAVDPLRFRANLHLDGVAAWAERDWVGQEILVGPARLRVLRDIPRCAATMVNPRTAERDLKVLKELQTHYGHTDCGSYATVLTAGTVRPGDPVTLLGAAG from the coding sequence ATGGGCGTGTCGACCGGTCCCCGCGTGTCCGAGCTCTACCGATACCCGGTCAAGGGCCTGACCGGTGAGCGGCTGGACGAGGTGGCCCTGGCCGCCGGCGACGGGGTCCCCGGGGATCGGATGTTCGCGCTCGCGCTGCCGAGCACCGAGTTCGACGAGGACCGTCCGGTCGCGCTGGGCAAGCGCCACTTCCTCATGCTGATGCGCGACGAGACGCTCGCGCGGGTGCGCACCGGCTACGACCCGGGGACCCGCGTGCTCACCGTCGACGACGGCGCGAGCCGTTGGTCGGCCGACCTGGGCACGGCCGCCGGCCGCCGGTCCGTCGAGGAGTACTTCGGCGCGCTGGCCGCGCCGACCGCCGGGACGTCCGGCGACGGTGGGCTGCCCCGGCTGGTCGCCGCCCAGCGCGGGCACCGGTTCACCGACGCGGGGCCGAGCGGGCCCGAGCTGATGCGGGCCGTCTCCCTGCTCAACCTCGCCAGCGTTCGCGACTTCGCCGAACGGGTCGGCCAGGCCGTCGACCCGCTGCGGTTCCGGGCGAACCTGCATCTCGACGGCGTGGCGGCCTGGGCCGAGCGGGACTGGGTCGGCCAGGAGATCCTCGTCGGGCCGGCCCGGCTGCGGGTCCTGCGCGACATCCCTCGCTGCGCGGCGACGATGGTCAACCCGCGGACCGCCGAAAGGGACCTGAAGGTCCTCAAGGAACTCCAGACCCATTACGGTCACACCGACTGCGGCAGCTATGCCACGGTGCTGACAGCCGGCACGGTCCGGCCCGGCGATCCGGTCACCCTGCTCGGCGCGGCCGGCTGA
- a CDS encoding response regulator transcription factor, whose amino-acid sequence MRVVIAEDSVLLREGLSRLLTDAGCEIVAAVGDGPALVGAITTHRPDVSVVDVRMPPSHRDEGLRAAISARAEVPGSPVLVLSQYVEKQYAAELLADGAGSIGYLLKDRVADVREFVDAVRRVAGGGTVMDPEVVAQLLVRSRRDDPMATLTPREREVLQLMAEGRSNAAIASHLVVSAGAVEKHISNVFAKLGLEASGGDHRRVLAVLTYLRES is encoded by the coding sequence GTGCGGGTCGTGATCGCCGAGGACTCGGTGCTGCTGCGGGAGGGTTTGTCCAGGCTGCTGACCGACGCGGGCTGCGAGATCGTGGCGGCCGTCGGGGACGGCCCGGCGCTGGTGGGCGCGATCACGACGCACCGGCCGGACGTCTCCGTCGTGGACGTGCGGATGCCCCCGTCCCACCGGGACGAGGGGCTGCGGGCGGCGATCTCGGCGCGGGCCGAGGTGCCCGGCTCGCCGGTGCTGGTGCTGAGCCAGTACGTCGAGAAGCAGTACGCCGCCGAGCTGCTCGCCGACGGCGCCGGCTCGATCGGCTACCTGCTCAAGGACCGGGTGGCCGATGTCCGCGAGTTCGTCGACGCGGTCCGGCGCGTGGCCGGCGGCGGCACCGTGATGGACCCCGAGGTGGTCGCGCAGCTGCTGGTCCGCAGCCGCCGGGACGACCCGATGGCCACGCTGACGCCGCGTGAGCGGGAGGTGCTCCAGCTGATGGCCGAGGGGCGGTCCAACGCCGCGATCGCCTCGCATCTGGTGGTGAGCGCTGGCGCGGTCGAGAAGCACATCTCCAACGTCTTCGCCAAGCTCGGCCTGGAGGCGTCAGGCGGTGACCACCGCCGGGTGCTGGCGGTCCTCACCTACCTGCGCGAGTCCTGA